From Drosophila nasuta strain 15112-1781.00 chromosome X, ASM2355853v1, whole genome shotgun sequence, one genomic window encodes:
- the LOC132795665 gene encoding putative uncharacterized protein DDB_G0282129, with protein sequence MLRQLQLRVPIKAVQLKRSLTYTPKQWQSRALIDVLKKQQQQQQQQQQQQSKQMQHKVEQLMVIKPVTLMGGCSNVPRLELPIKRQYSVCPKPYELQLLPRGSSNQNGGNNNNTCDQQSSNNVVALVPLEQSQSDHKKPQSKMPEQQQQHQQPSTRKIPYYNPLRRRSNVDPARVQYIKDRFKERNMESDASKKTSAKKFVSRTTLHSGRLDKID encoded by the exons ATGTTGCGACAACTGCAATTGAGAGTTCCCATCAAAGCGGTGCAGCTCAAGCGTTCCTTGACTTACA CTCCCAAGCAATGGCAATCTCGTGCCTTGATTGATGTGctgaagaagcagcagcagcagcagcaacaacaacaacaacaacagtcgaAGCAGATGCAACATAAGGTGGAACAATTGATGGTCATCAAACCCGTGACCTTGATGGGAGGCTGCTCTAATGTGCCACGCCTCGAGTTGCCCATCAAGCGGCAGTACAGCGTTTGCCCCAAGCCCTacgagttgcagttgctgccacgtggcagcagcaaccagaacggaggaaacaacaacaacacttgcGATCAACAATCATCGAACAATGTCGTGGCTTTGGTGCCCTTGGAGCAATCGCAATCGGATCATAAGAAGCCGCAATCGAAGATGccggaacagcagcagcagcatcaacagccatCGACTCGCAAGATTCCATACTACAATCCATTGAGGCGTCGCAGCAACGTCGATCCAGCACGCGTTCAGTACATCAAGGATCGCTTCAAGGAGCGCAACATGGAGTCCGATGCCAGCAAAAAGACGTCGGCCAAGAAGTTTGTCTCGCGCACCACTTTGCACTCGGGTCGATTGGACAAGATTGATtag